From Ostrinia nubilalis chromosome 25, ilOstNubi1.1, whole genome shotgun sequence, a single genomic window includes:
- the LOC135084156 gene encoding facilitated trehalose transporter Tret1-like translates to MGEVQKNNSFVPFLRQCFVTACVSLNIIGHGAVIGFSAILIPSLRRPESHIHATPAEESYIASIVGIALIAGNIIITPLLNMVGRKTAHLLTIFPVLIGWFITVLADSVTELIVGRFLQGVSMGMLGPLGSIIVAEMTDPKKRGAFLTCVSLSLTIGVLFGHTIGTYLSWQQVALVSSFITFFSLLLIIFAPESPPWLISQGRYEEAEEIFYWLRGRGDNQNDELESMIAAQKMARKSSVAGQKLPIRVHIVRFFRYVGQSFRKPEFFKPILIMLFLYVMFQFSGINVISSYALDIITQVVGPEANSERLMVAMDIERLVCNIIVVFLMRAFKRRTVLFCSGTVCILAYLSKGAYVYAKHSGKLPPSLEGQWFPILLLGIYMASLTLGISSVPFAISGEIFPLEYRGLAGGISVLPLSLNFFIAVKCFPVLTAAIGLPLTYVLYACVVLICLVFIFFLLPETKDRTLQDIEDTFRGMDPRDRRSIQPLKPKEGAEMMRRCSSHILY, encoded by the exons TGTTTCGTGACAGCCTGCGTGTCGCTGAACATCATCGGACATGGAGCCGTCATTGGATTCTCCGCCATCCTCATCCCGAGTCTCAGGAGGCCGGAGTCCCACATTCATGCCACTCCAGCTGAGGAGTCTTATATCG CATCAATCGTGGGCATCGCTCTCATCGCGGGGAACATCATCATCACCCCACTGCTAAACATGGTGGGCCGAAAAACTGCACACTTGCTCACCATCTTTCCTGTCCTGATTGGCTGGTTCATCACCGTCCTGGCCGACAGCGTCACAGAACTCATCGTCGGTAGATTCCTCCAAGGAGTCTCCATGGGAATGCTTGGTCCTCTAGGATCCATAATCGTAGCCGAAATGACCGACCCGAAAAAAAGAGGAGCTTTCCTCACTTGCGTCTCCCTATCACTTACCATTGGAGTACTGTTTGGTCACACCATCGGAACATACTTGAGTTGGCAGCAAGTTGCGCTGGTCTCATCCTTCATAACCTTCTTCAGTCTTCTCCTGATCATATTCGCCCCCGAGTCCCCACCATGGCTGATTTCGCAAGGTCGTTATGAAGAAGCTGAGGAAATTTTCTACTGGCTTCGCGGCCGGGGTGACAACCAAAACGACGAATTGGAAAGCATGATCGCTGCACAAAAAATGGCGAGGAAATCCAGTGTCGCAGGACAAAAATTACCGATCAGGGTCCATATCGTACGCTTCTTCAGATACGTAGGTCAGTCATTCAGAAAACCAGAGTTCTTCAAGCCCATTCTGATCATGTTGTTCTTGTACGTGATGTTCCAGTTCTCTGGCATCAACGTCATCAGTTCGTACGCGTTGGACATCATCACGCAAGTGGTGGGACCTGAAGCGAATTCGGAAAGATTGATGGTGGCGATGGACATCGAGCGGTTGGTGTGCAACATCATCGTCGTGTTCCTGATGAGGGCTTTCAAGAGGCGAACGGTGCTATTCTGCAGCGGGACAGTGTGTATTCTGGCGTACCTTTCGAAAGGGGCGTATGTTTACGCTAAACACAGCGGGAAGTTGCCTCCATCGTTGGAAGGGCAGTGGTTCCCTATATTGCTGTTAGGCATTTACATGGCATCGCTGACACTTGGTATATCTTCGGTGCCGTTCGCAATATCAGGGGAGATTTTCCCATTGGAATACCGAGGCTTGGCTGGTGGAATCAGCGTGCTGCCTTTGTCGCTGAACTTCTTCATTGCTGTCAAGTGTTTCCCAGTTTTGACAGCAGCCATTGGTCTGCCACTAACGTACGTGTTGTACGCTTGCGTTGTATTGATCTGCTTGGTGTTTATCTTCTTCTTGCTGCCGGAGACCAAAGACAGGACTCTCCAGGACATCGAGGACACCTTCCGAGGCATGGACCCTCGAGACCGTAGGTCTATTCAACCTCTGAAGCCTAAAGAAGGCGCGGAGATGATGCGTAGATGTAGTTCACATATTCTGTActaa